A segment of the Fusarium musae strain F31 chromosome 2, whole genome shotgun sequence genome:
CCATGTGAACCGCGAATATTTTTCTACTTTATTCTTTCTTTTGGTTATAGTCGGCTCAAGTATGTTCCGTACCGCAAATTACGGCCAGCTCCCTAGGCAACTGGTATCTGTACCTGTGAACAACTATCTCAATCTCACACTTGTTAGTAAACAAATGGACGTCGTGGCGGTTTTCATATATACAGGAGCCTTTTGCATtcctatttttatataatcgCCGCAAAGGCACATTGTTAAATTACATATAGCGCTTATGAGTGGCTCCactcagccttcttcttttctgcgAATGCCTTCATGCCAATCTTCTGATCTTGACTACCAAACAAGCTGTGGAAGACCCGCCTCTCATACTCGACACCGTCACGCAGAGCCAAATCCTGGCTCTTGTTAACAACCTCCTTGGCGGCTTGAACAGCCACCTTGGAGTAGCCAGCAATTGTCTCGGCTGTCTTGAGCGTCTCTTCCATCAGAGCCTCATGCGTGGGAAAGACCCTGGCAGCTAGTCCCCATTTCTCGGCATCGACACCAGAAAGCGACTTTCCGGTCAGAATGAGTTCCATTGCCTTTGACTTGCCGATGGCACGAGTAAGGCGCTGACTACCACCAGCTCCGGGAACAGTCCCGAGCTTGATCTCTGGTTGGCCGAAGTTCGCATTCTCTGTACAATAGATGAGATCACACATCATGGCGAGCTCGCAGCCTCCACCAAGGGCATGCCCTGAGACTGCAGCGATTATTGGCTTTTTCACCTGAGTGGTGAGGTCTGACCAGGACTCGATGAAGGACTTGGTGTAAGCTTCGGCGAAGGTAAGAGGGGCCATCTCCTTGATATCAGCACCAGCTGCAAACGCCTTTTGGGAGCCGGTTAAAATGATGACTGACGTATCGTCGGCCACATTAAATTCAAGAAGAGCCTGGTTGAGCTCTTTGATAAGGGGCGTGCACAGGGCGTTGAGGGCCTTGGGACGGTTCAAGGTAACTAGGTAATCATCGTCAGATACTGTTTGATATACCAACCCGAGAAATTGCATTGTTTCAGTATCATTCATACCTTGTCCAACACCGGGCTTGGGTTGAGAAACCTGGATATACTCATAAGTCCCCGAGCTGTAAGCTCGAGCAACGCGAGGAAGAGTAGGCCTTTGGAAGGCCACCCGACCTGCCACTGGTCTCATGCAGCGGAAAGCGTTCATTGTGATACTAGAGAATGGATATAATGAGAAAGAGAGTGAATGATCAATGTTATAATGTAAACCCGTTATCTGTTGGTTCCACAACTGAAGGAGTTGGTACGGTTACTATTGTATAAGTTAAGAATCTGATCAGTGAGgagctataataagtattggGTCTGCACTGATAACCGGGAGCTTAAGCTTCCCCAGTGACGCAACAGAGCCGAGGATAACATAGGCCGCCCATACCCATGGCAAAGCCGACAGCCAGATTTATGATTGAGCGTCACGTGAGAGGTCGATCTAAGCACCTTGACAACTCGTGGTTAAGATGGGAACTCCTCCAACTCGACTCGTTGATAGTCTCTTCCACAAATAGTCTATTGATGATGCAACGGAGGTAGTGGCCAAGCCACGCCCTGCAAGTTTCTGTTCGCTAATGGTAGGTAGAGGAGCAAACGGAATGATATTGCCTTCGGTAAGTATCTagatacggagtacagtaTCTAGAATAAAGCATAAATCGCAGCTTTTAGATAGATCTGTCATCCAGGTAGCGCTGACGAATTAAACTGTGCCTCTGTGcagagtacctaggtagtagaTAAGTAATATGGAGTTGAACCTCTCCTCCGTACTCTGTATCCGTACGCTGAGTACATACAGTATGAGCTTTCTTACAGGGAGGGGTAGGCAACTCGACGCGACGCGACGATAGCCCGATGATTAGAGACTGCGCCACATTAGCATGTGGGGTCAAGGGGCTCTTCTCAGATCGCTCAGCAGCTATCCGGCTGAATCACCAATAAGATCATAGGCTAACTACCAGTTTCAGGGAGGCCACCAAACAAAACTGCCTGTCAACGGTTCGTCAAGTCCTCCTTTGTCCGGTAAAGGACCGGGGAATTGATTAGCCTTGCCTAGGTACCAAAAGCTTAACAAACCTTACGTGGCTGCATCGCCAGAAGTCCAAAGTTGGAAGTCCTGGCCCCCCAATCGCAAATTCGCCAtcacttctttttttctcttcccgTCAACTTCGGCCTTTGTCACGGCATCGTACTCATTGTCCCACACAATTGCACTTGATTATTCCATTCGAATAATTTGCGCCCCCTCCCCATTATATATCCCGATTGACAACGGTCGAccgatcctcttcttcacaagATGAATGCGCCAGAGCCTGAGCAGACCCCTTTCGAGGCTGTCAGCGTCCATACCTCGAGACTTCAGCGAGTATGTCCCTCGAAATAGACTGCGATGCATTGCGACCCTCTGACACCGGATTAGAAATACCAAGCTTTGCTGGACCAGTCGACCCCTTTCGTCCTCTACCGATGGGTCGGTACTGTCGTctgtctcctcctcttctttcttcgaATCCTTCTTGCGCAAGGCTGGTATATCGGTAGGCTCGAACCTGCAAATCACACCCCTGGATCATCTTACTTACAACTGCGCAGTTGCCTATGCGCTCggtatttatcttttaaacCTGTTTCTGGCTTTCCTGCAGCCCAAGTTCGACCCCTCCAACGAAGAGGCCGACAACGAGATGGAGGACGGCTCTGTGGGCACTCTTCCCACTAAGCAGGACGAGGAATTCAAGCCCTTCATTCGCCGACTTCCTGAGTTCAAGTTCTGGTACTGGGCCACCCGagctatcatcatcagcttcttctgcagTTGGTTTGAGATCTTTAATGTGCCAGTTTTCTGGCCCGTTCTGGTCATGTACtggttcatcctcttcttcctgacCAGTAAGTTCTTTATGATATGGGATGAAATTCCCTATATTAATTGTTTCTAGTGCGCAAGCAAATTCAGCACATGATCAAGTACCGCTACGTACCCTTTACTGTCGGTAAGAAGAACTACGCCAAGAACAACTCGTAAACAGACGCCACTTCCGGGATACTTTTCTTCAGCACAGCGGGCATCTCCGCTGAATGAGTGCCCGTGTGCGTTGTATAAACAAGACGGCCAGCTTTATTAAGCGACACAATAATGCGATGCGTGTTCCAGGGCGTGTATTTCAATTACGAGGGGAAATTAACTGGTGACAACTCACATAGGGGATTGGCaataaagaaaggaaattGGGTCGTGTGATACCAACGAACCTTAGCTATAGACTTGGACGGATCTGGGGGGCCATGACAAACAGAGCAGATGAATTATTTAATGAAAATGACCATCATATGAATAACAGAGTATGACCGAGCTCTTCAGTATAACGCTTTGTGCAGGTTGATCGTGGCATTATGGCTAAACTAATTAGGTGAGAACACGTTAAGGATGTTTGTCCTCCCCAAAAACCGTTTTTCTGCattattaattctttttCTGGGTTTCATTGCTGTCTACTGTTTAAGCATTTGGAGTAAGTTTCATGAGGAAGCCTTAATTAGTGGCTACGCCAAACGTGGAGCCTGGCTGGACAAGGCCAGCCTCGCGCCGCAATTCTGATCCAATATCTTTAACCTCGAAACTCAGCCGCGCTCGCGCTTAAGCTTCTCCATCAAGCCGAACTCACAAAAGGATCGCGCGCCGACACCCTTCAAATACATCACGACTTCACACACTCACCAAACTCTTCCTCGGCGCGCCTTGTCAGTTCGACCAGCATGTCATCTTCTGCGCCTCGCACAGGCGAGCGCATGGTTCACCAGGACTTCATCGCACGCATCCGATTCTCCAATGCGCTCCCTCCACCACCCCATCCTCCTAAGCTGCTCGACATACCTAATACCGGCCTTGCTAGCGGTCAATATACGACGCCGGGCTTTGCTTCGCGCCTCGCAAGGGAGCAGCCGCTCAATATTGAGGCAGATGCTGAACTGGGAATGCCCCTTGACTTGGTCGGCATGCCTGGAGTTTTCGACGGCGATGAGCGATGTAGGTTGGCTGTTCATCGTGTTTTGACCTCACAAAGCTGACGCCTCCCCAGCTATTCAGGCCCCTCCTCATCCACccgctcttcatcctcatgaTCGACCCCTTCTAAGACCCATCGCCGCTCTGGGAAAACACAAGGTCGCAGAAGCCAATGTTTCCTTCCTTCGCCGGACAGAATACATATCTTCCACGGTCACAAAGCGACAGGATGGCGCTGTACCCCGTGCTCTACTCACTAAAGCCAACAAGAATCGACGCATCCCGGAGCCTGCAGCCGATGCTCCTCACGTCATTAAGCGAAAGATTGACAAGGGCTTCGATATTGCTGAGCAGGAGTTTAAAGACCCCAAACGCGCCAAACACCCAAGCAAAAGAAATCTCAAGGTTGTCGATGTGTCGCCTTTCATCCCAGATCTTGAGGCTTTCCCCGACTCGGGCGCGTACGTTACGATCAAATTTCACCAGAACCCTGTGGTCAGCACCAAGGATTATGACAGACGTCTCCTCAGTGGTTTGTTCCGGCCCATTGATCGGactgccgaggaggaggaagcgtACGAGGCAGCTGTGGCAGCTCACGAGCAAGATCCTGAAAACAACCCCAAGCCTCAGAACTGGATGAATTTTGACTATTACTTGGCGGCAACTCCTGACGTGGGGGATCGTTTCCGTCGCAAGTTCGATGTCGAGGATGCCGACCACAACGAAGACGAACTCTACACTCATGACTCCGTCAATGGTGGATGCTTCCAATACAACCGGCTCAGAGCGTACGAGACAGCTCAGGAGACCAATTACGACCATGAGACCAAGTTCGACGCAGAAGTTCTCCTGGCTTACAACGAAGACACTTTCTATCCCAACCAGAAGGCTGTATACTACTATCCTGTTATGCAAAAATCTGTGATTCGACCCCAGCGAACCAAGAACATTGCGCGAAACATTGGTATTACCGATGAGGAGCAAGTTGTTGACCAGCTTGACGTCACCGTCGAAGATCCAAGAGAGGATATCCGCGACATGATCAAGACACATCGCGACCACCCCCTCGGCACTGGACAggccgatgaggaagaaggaaatgaGGAGCAGCACGACGGCCAGGATGCTgaaggcgaggaagaaggagaacacCACAGCCCAGCAGCCCGTCGTTCGAGGTCGGCCTCTGAAGAACATGATGCCGAaggagaagacgaggagtAAACGGTATTTGGTCGTGATGCATATAACTAAGACGAAAGCGGTGTGCTCTTCAGCAAGTGAGATCAAAAGCATATGTCCTTCATGCGGCATTTGCCTCGAGATGATTGAGAGTTGCGAGGACAGAAATGGCATGTATTTGGTGAACAAGGTCATCGTGGCGTACAGTTTGCAATTTTTAATCGTGAATCTGAGGcgtaataaaattataccATATTCAAAATAATATACACACGTATGATTCCCTCACTCCTTTGAAACACCAGTACCTGTGGTGGTAATATGAACATTGATGCCGTTTCCAGTGGTATAAGTGCCTTTCGCTATGCTCCGAGCCCATATGCGTATATGTCATTCACGCAGcctattcattcattcattcatcaactCTCAGCCTTTGGTAGCTTCATATTGGCGCTACGGCTATCATAACCAATTACTTCTCTCTTATCATCTATCACTCGAGCATACCTGTGTCCTGTTAGCATCAAAATGGAAATGATCAAAGTATACGCTACTATTGCACTTACTCAAGCATGAGGCGGAAGAACCATGCTTCCATGTCAACCTGACGAAGAGCCTGGTTGGCCCATTCTCGACTAGCAGCCGCAATACGCTCGCCTTCTTCACGGCCAGCTCCCTCGCTCTCAAGGAATCGAACTGTCTCAAGCCAGTCATCTCCCTGAATACTCAGAGGCACATAGTGTGCCCACGGCTTGAGCCACTCAGCGTGCCACTCGCGGAATACCGCGAGTTTGAATGTGAGGCTGCGACTGCGAAGGAAGGCAGTGAAGCGACCGGAAAAGGCGTTTCCATCCATATCAAGGAGATACTTGTATGACCAAGCATCTTGCTGATCTACAGCCTCGGTGACATTGAAAAAAGCCCGCTGCGCCTCGCAGTCACCTTGGTCACATTGTCCAATGTGAGAAAAGTGcacatccatcatctcgTTGTAGTCGCCGCGCGGGACCTCCCTGGTCGCCCAGGAACGGTCGTCTTGCTTAGTGAGGATATGAGCCTGGTCGCGCGCGTTAATTTTCTGTACAAGACGTTGACGGTGCTGGTGTCTCCAACGGCCATTGCGGCTGTACCCTCCGGTGGTCGAGCCGCGCCAGTATAGCTTGCTCTCCTTCTTAACCCACTCCATGTCCATTTCCTCATCGTATTTTACCATGCCGGCCCAGTCCCAGGGAGACGGGTATACAAGGTCGCTGTAAGAAGAAATCTTAGACTGGGAGAATATGGGAAACAAATCCTGGACAATTCTATATGTATTGGGTCCaccgaagaagccaaagttggATTTGAGGCTGGGCGATAGGCAGATGTCTGACATGGCTGTCGTATTGTAaacaaagccaagatcaCTCATGCCGTACCTATTTCTATAGTCcacagcctcttcctcctcgagaCATCGAGCTGGAGTATCTGGCGGACATGACAGGCGAGAATGAGACCAGGTTGATTGATGGGCAAAAGAGTTGAAGCGTGTGTGACTTATCTCGTCGAAAGACTTTCCATCAAATAACTCCGAGTTCGTTTGAGTGAAGTCGTTGGCAAGTTGTGGTTTCGCTAACGCTGCGGGCATGTTCTGCTCTTTGGCTATTTTCACTAACCTCGTCAGGTCCTCATGTGTAAGGATAACGCGGGACTCGTCGTGGAAGTTGAATGCCAGGTCCATATCTGGAAGGTACTTGAGAAATTTGCCCATCATCCTCTTGGTGGCATTTTGCTGCCATTCAACGCCATTTTGAATATAAGTGATCCTGTGGTCTCGAATAGATACTCCAATCAACCCGTTATCAAACCCCAATGCCTCTCTGGCTCGAGCCCGGATAGTCTTGGGTTTTAGTCCCCAGAATGGAGTGATCAGATCATGAATTGTGTTGAACTCGTCTATCAATTTGACGTCGTTATCTTTTGCAAATCGAAACCACTCGTCGAAAAGAGGTGGCGGTGGAATACCATATCGACGACGGTACTCCTGAACAGCCTCTTCAAGCGTCTTGGACTGTCGGCCCCTGGTTTTTCTAAACTCCTCTTGAGCATTCCTTGCAAGATATCCTATAGGATGCACTCCTGGAGTGGAAACCTTTCTTGGTTCGGCGCTTCCTTGAACAAGTTCATCCTGTGGCGCTGATCCtggagttgttgatggcTCTATGGGTATTCGAGTTTGAGTTTGGATTTGAATTTCTTTTGTGTGTTTTTGTGATATTCCCAAGAGACTATACGCGCAGAAACAAAATAATGTTAGAGCAGTGATAGACAGGAGTTGACGCCGTTGAGAGGCGCGAAACGTCAAGAGGGGGATCATGTTTATAGTTGGCTTCTCGGTCAAACAGAAAGCTAAATCGTCATGGTAAGAAGTATGTTGAAAAGTTCCATCGGCTCGATGATACAAAAGTATCTGCTGCTAAAAGAATTCAATTACGAAGTCTGGCAGTCATGAACTCATTACCAGTCATTATGTCGTCTCAGCGCGAAGCGGCAGATTGACATTGACCTTGAGAcaaagtacggagtagtggATTGGTGTTGGCTGCATCCATTTTAATTGGTTGACCGTCCAGAAAGAAAACAATAGCTCGACAGGGACGTTGTTGGCACAACGACTTAACTACCTAAGTAGGTATTGGATCACCATGCCGAGGAAAAAATGGACAATAATTTTCCAGACATAACCAATATGGAATTATCAGGCCGCATTCCAAAGGCATGCCTCTTGTCACTAATAAAATTTCATTACTGGAATTATAACCAGAGCAGTATTATGGGTGGATTGTACCGCCCAAAGTGGGTACAACGTCAGGCAGGAGCATGGGCACATTTGTCTTTACTTTCACATCATGTGTAGGGAGTCTTGAGTCTGAGCATCTCGCATAGGTTCAATTCTTGTGCTCGCGTGTGCGATAAGCGACGTTGCTATCAAT
Coding sequences within it:
- a CDS encoding hypothetical protein (EggNog:ENOG41), coding for MNAFRCMRPVAGRVAFQRPTLPRVARAYSSGTYEYIQVSQPKPGVGQVTLNRPKALNALCTPLIKELNQALLEFNVADDTSVIILTGSQKAFAAGADIKEMAPLTFAEAYTKSFIESWSDLTTQVKKPIIAAVSGHALGGGCELAMMCDLIYCTENANFGQPEIKLGTVPGAGGSQRLTRAIGKSKAMELILTGKSLSGVDAEKWGLAARVFPTHEALMEETLKTAETIAGYSKVAVQAAKEVVNKSQDLALRDGVEYERRVFHSLFGSQDQKIGMKAFAEKKKAEWSHS
- the RER1 gene encoding retention in endoplasmic reticulum protein 1 (EggNog:ENOG41~BUSCO:EOG09265ANI) translates to MNAPEPEQTPFEAVSVHTSRLQRKYQALLDQSTPFVLYRWVGTVVCLLLFFLRILLAQGWYIVAYALGIYLLNLFLAFLQPKFDPSNEEADNEMEDGSVGTLPTKQDEEFKPFIRRLPEFKFWYWATRAIIISFFCSWFEIFNVPVFWPVLVMYWFILFFLTMRKQIQHMIKYRYVPFTVGKKNYAKNNS
- a CDS encoding hypothetical protein (EggNog:ENOG41~BUSCO:EOG09264331), with protein sequence MSSSAPRTGERMVHQDFIARIRFSNALPPPPHPPKLLDIPNTGLASGQYTTPGFASRLAREQPLNIEADAELGMPLDLVGMPGVFDGDERSIQAPPHPPALHPHDRPLLRPIAALGKHKVAEANVSFLRRTEYISSTVTKRQDGAVPRALLTKANKNRRIPEPAADAPHVIKRKIDKGFDIAEQEFKDPKRAKHPSKRNLKVVDVSPFIPDLEAFPDSGAYVTIKFHQNPVVSTKDYDRRLLSGLFRPIDRTAEEEEAYEAAVAAHEQDPENNPKPQNWMNFDYYLAATPDVGDRFRRKFDVEDADHNEDELYTHDSVNGGCFQYNRLRAYETAQETNYDHETKFDAEVLLAYNEDTFYPNQKAVYYYPVMQKSVIRPQRTKNIARNIGITDEEQVVDQLDVTVEDPREDIRDMIKTHRDHPLGTGQADEEEGNEEQHDGQDAEGEEEGEHHSPAARRSRSASEEHDAEGEDEE
- a CDS encoding hypothetical protein (EggNog:ENOG41), with product MTGNEFMTARLQPSTTPGSAPQDELVQGSAEPRKVSTPGVHPIGYLARNAQEEFRKTRGRQSKTLEEAVQEYRRRYGIPPPPLFDEWFRFAKDNDVKLIDEFNTIHDLITPFWGLKPKTIRARAREALGFDNGLIGVSIRDHRITYIQNGVEWQQNATKRMMGKFLKYLPDMDLAFNFHDESRVILTHEDLTRLVKIAKEQNMPAALAKPQLANDFTQTNSELFDGKSFDEISHTRFNSFAHQSTWSHSRLSCPPDTPARCLEEEEAVDYRNRYGMSDLGFVYNTTAMSDICLSPSLKSNFGFFGGPNTYRIVQDLFPIFSQSKISSYSDLVYPSPWDWAGMVKYDEEMDMEWVKKESKLYWRGSTTGGYSRNGRWRHQHRQRLVQKINARDQAHILTKQDDRSWATREVPRGDYNEMMDVHFSHIGQCDQGDCEAQRAFFNVTEAVDQQDAWSYKYLLDMDGNAFSGRFTAFLRSRSLTFKLAVFREWHAEWLKPWAHYVPLSIQGDDWLETVRFLESEGAGREEGERIAAASREWANQALRQVDMEAWFFRLMLEYARVIDDKREVIGYDSRSANMKLPKAES